From Acidobacteriota bacterium, a single genomic window includes:
- a CDS encoding sugar kinase codes for MEPTVHFPPFRSKLRHARDHFPGSQAGSVRAANSRELLRLLRQHMPCSRADLVRISGLTAPTVSSAIESFQRRGLVRFIGAGRSKGGRPPRILEFNSGYGCVFGADIGGSSVRLALADLGGNIIARIHETLPESGTPGQVTTRIAAAIDRLLRQQRIAPEKVLELAAGAPGITNVREGQVLSAPNLHGWHDVPLAELLRDKTGISTTIENDVNLGAIGEGCCGVAGQADNFAFIAIGSGVGAGIVVNGSLLHGARWSSGEIGYMQVPGLPSQPLRINGLGALEEAIGGEGIKRAWLACANGHGRQIQPTEIFDLAASGDECAQRILHSTAEHLAAAIVNMSLVLDTPLVVLGGGIGSHPVLVEATRTAIARNEFARPKVVASGLGQDAQLHGAVWLAIQAAEQHGFRRKSEKRKHLRFPVKTRTG; via the coding sequence ATGGAGCCGACAGTCCATTTCCCACCGTTTCGCTCGAAGCTGCGCCACGCGCGAGATCATTTCCCGGGCTCTCAGGCGGGAAGCGTCCGCGCTGCCAATTCGCGAGAGCTCTTGCGCCTCCTGCGTCAGCACATGCCCTGTTCACGAGCCGACTTGGTGCGCATCTCGGGACTGACGGCTCCGACAGTTTCTTCGGCGATCGAGAGTTTTCAGCGCAGAGGGCTGGTGCGATTCATCGGGGCCGGCAGGTCGAAGGGAGGGAGGCCGCCGCGCATTCTGGAGTTCAATTCCGGTTATGGCTGCGTGTTTGGCGCCGATATCGGCGGTTCGAGTGTGCGCCTGGCATTGGCGGACCTGGGCGGAAACATCATCGCAAGGATCCATGAAACGCTTCCCGAAAGCGGAACTCCGGGTCAAGTGACAACGCGGATTGCGGCAGCGATCGATCGCTTGCTGCGCCAGCAGCGCATCGCTCCTGAAAAAGTTCTGGAGCTCGCAGCCGGCGCACCTGGCATCACGAACGTGCGCGAGGGCCAGGTTCTCTCTGCCCCGAATTTGCATGGGTGGCATGACGTGCCTCTGGCCGAACTTCTGCGGGACAAAACCGGGATCAGCACAACGATTGAAAATGACGTAAATCTCGGGGCCATTGGTGAAGGCTGCTGTGGAGTCGCTGGGCAGGCCGACAATTTTGCTTTCATTGCCATTGGCTCAGGCGTGGGCGCCGGAATTGTGGTGAATGGCTCGCTCCTGCATGGGGCCCGTTGGTCATCGGGGGAAATCGGCTACATGCAAGTGCCGGGGTTGCCGAGCCAACCTCTGCGGATCAATGGCCTGGGGGCGCTGGAGGAGGCGATCGGTGGCGAAGGCATCAAGCGTGCATGGCTGGCTTGCGCCAACGGCCACGGCAGGCAGATACAGCCTACGGAGATCTTCGATCTTGCCGCCAGCGGCGATGAATGCGCCCAACGAATCTTGCACAGCACGGCGGAGCACCTCGCCGCAGCCATCGTCAACATGAGCCTGGTTTTGGACACGCCCCTGGTTGTCCTCGGCGGAGGAATTGGCAGCCATCCTGTTCTGGTAGAAGCGACACGCACAGCGATTGCGCGTAACGAGTTTGCACGCCCGAAGGTGGTTGCGAGCGGTCTGGGACAGGATGCCCAACTGCATGGGGCGGTTTGGCTCGCGATCCAGGCCGCGGAACAGCATGGATTTCGCCGAAAGTCTGAAAAGCGCAAGCATCTGCGATTTCCGGTGAAGACGCGAACCGGTTGA
- a CDS encoding cytochrome C, producing the protein MNRRRVALWVVLLLLPLVSFAGAAKRAKDKSATSSAQSLGQEPANHEQLTSNPADPSLYAGTDTCRTCHDDIAKTYDHSAHWKTTLNHRGVQYQGCEACHGPGKAHAESGGDIAKIIRFKTLSREESSKRCLNCHEFGEEHANFLRSEHLKNNVGCIDCHSAHHPKVERALLTMAQLMLCYECHLEVKPQFSKPSHHRVNEGLISCTNCHNPHGGFLTRQLRATAAQDQVCFTCHADKAGPFVFEHAPVKTEGCVSCHTPHGSSNPRLLKRSQVNLLCLECHTLTVDSAAPGIPSFHNQAQKYQACTMCHVAIHGSNSDRDFFKF; encoded by the coding sequence ATGAATCGCAGACGTGTCGCGCTGTGGGTTGTACTTCTATTGCTTCCGCTCGTTTCCTTCGCCGGAGCAGCCAAGCGGGCTAAAGACAAATCGGCCACTTCTTCGGCGCAATCATTGGGTCAGGAACCTGCTAATCACGAGCAACTGACTTCAAATCCTGCCGATCCATCGCTTTATGCTGGGACAGACACCTGCCGCACCTGCCACGACGACATTGCTAAAACCTACGACCACAGTGCGCACTGGAAAACGACGCTCAACCATCGTGGTGTGCAGTATCAGGGCTGCGAGGCATGCCACGGTCCAGGGAAGGCCCATGCCGAGAGCGGTGGAGATATCGCCAAGATCATTCGCTTCAAAACGCTCTCGCGCGAGGAGTCAAGCAAACGCTGCCTGAATTGTCACGAATTTGGAGAAGAGCACGCGAATTTTCTGCGTTCCGAGCACTTGAAGAACAACGTTGGTTGTATTGATTGCCATTCGGCGCATCATCCCAAAGTAGAACGCGCGCTCCTGACCATGGCGCAACTGATGCTCTGTTACGAGTGCCATCTCGAGGTGAAACCGCAGTTTTCCAAACCCAGTCATCACCGGGTGAACGAAGGCCTAATTTCGTGCACTAACTGTCACAATCCGCACGGTGGGTTCCTCACGCGGCAATTACGCGCAACTGCGGCGCAAGATCAGGTTTGCTTCACCTGTCATGCCGACAAAGCAGGACCCTTTGTCTTCGAACATGCTCCGGTGAAAACCGAAGGATGCGTCTCCTGCCACACGCCGCATGGATCCTCGAATCCTCGTCTGCTGAAGCGCAGCCAGGTGAATCTGCTCTGTCTGGAGTGCCACACGCTGACAGTGGATTCTGCGGCTCCCGGCATTCCGTCGTTCCATAACCAGGCGCAAAAGTATCAGGCCTGCACCATGTGTCACGTGGCGATTCACGGCTCCAATTCCGACAGGGATTTCTTCAAGTTCTAG
- a CDS encoding cytochrome C, producing MKVFRRFITTSVVVMILTAAVHAADQRVQDLYKSKCQGCHGADGKATAIGKKLGAKDFQDPDVAKLTEADLAKVTEEGKNKMPAYKGKLTEDQIKALAKYIKEME from the coding sequence ATGAAAGTCTTTCGCCGATTTATCACAACGAGCGTTGTTGTGATGATTCTGACGGCGGCGGTTCATGCCGCCGACCAGAGAGTCCAGGATTTGTACAAATCGAAGTGCCAGGGCTGTCACGGAGCCGATGGCAAGGCAACAGCGATCGGAAAGAAGTTAGGTGCGAAAGACTTCCAAGATCCTGATGTAGCAAAGCTCACGGAGGCCGATCTGGCGAAAGTCACAGAAGAAGGCAAGAACAAGATGCCGGCTTACAAAGGCAAACTCACCGAGGATCAAATCAAGGCTCTAGCCAAGTACATCAAGGAAATGGAATAG